CGCCTGCGTCTGCCACGCGAGGCTCACAAAGCGCAGTTTCACGGGGGTCTGGGCCTGGGCATGGATGCCCGGTTGAACGGCGGTGAGCAGGACGGCAGTGATCAGGGTCAGTCGTTTCATGGGAGGCCTCACGGAAGGGAAGTCGGGGAAACCAACAACGGGGAGCACACCGGTGGACGAACTGGGCTGGGCACACCTCCTAGGCTTTGACGCCGCCGGCCAGCAGCCCGGAGACCAGGCGACGCTGCATGAAGGCAAAGAGCACGAGGGTGGGGATGGTGGCCAGAACGCTCCCAGCCGCCAGCGGGCCCCAGCGGGCGAGGCCTTCGACGCCGCGCAGCCGGGAGAGGTTGACCTGAATGGTGGTGAGCTCCGGGGACTTGAGCAGGATCAGGGCGAAGAAGAACTCGTTCCAGGCGTTGATGAAGGCGTACAGTCCCGTGGCGACCAGGGCGGGCACGAGCAGCGGGACGAGGATATGCCGGATGGCCTGCCCCTGCGAGGCGCCGTCGACGGCGGCGGCCTCTTCCAGCTCGACCGGAATGCCGGCGATGTAGCCCTGCAGCATCCACAGCACGAAGGGCAGGCTCCACACGACGTACACCAGGATCAGGCCCGTGTGGGTGTTCACCAGGCCGGCGCGCGCCAGGATCAGGAAGAGCGGCACGATGATCAGGATCACCGGGAAGGTCTGCGTGACCAGAATCCAGACCATGACTGCGCGGTTCACGCCGGTGGCGCGCCGGGCGAGGGCGTACGCGGCAGGCGTCGCGATGCCAAGGGTGAGCAGGGCAGAGATCACGCTGACCTTGAAGGTGTTCGCGGCGCTGCGCATGATCCCCAGGTCATTGATGGCCACCGCGAAGTTGTCGAGCGTCGGAACTTTTGGGAAGAAGGACGCGACCGTAAAGATCTCAGCAGTGGGCTTGAAGGCCGTGGAGAGCAGCCACACCACCGGAAACGCCAGGAAGAGGACGAACAGCAGCAGCAGCGCCGACATGGCCAGCCGCGCCAGGGATCTCCGGGGCTTCATGCCTGCTCCTGCACGGCCGTGCGGAACTGGCTGCGGACGCTGTAGAAGAGCACCAGCCCGATGATCACCACGATGGCCATGCCGAGCGCGGACGCGTAGGCGATGTTGCCGTACTTGAAGGCCTCCTCATACGCGAAGAGCATGGGCAGCCGCGTCGTGCCGGCCGGCCCACCCTCGGTGAGGGTGTACACCAGGCCGAAGGAATTGAAGTTCCACATGAATTCCAGCGCACTGACCGCCAGCACCACCGGCATCATCAGCGGCAGGGTGACGTGCCGGAACTGCCCCCAGGCGCCGGCGCCGTCCAGCGCGGCCGCCTCCTTGAGCTCTCCGGGAATGGTCTGCAGGGCGGCCAGCAGCACCACGGTGGCCTGCGGGAGCCCCGTCCAGATGCCGACCACGATCACGGCGGGCAGCGCCCACGCGAAGTCGTTGAGCCAATCGACCGGCGAGTCGATCACGCCGGCCCACAGCAGGACGCTGTTCAGGAACCCGCTCGTCGGGTGGTACATCAGGCGCCAGATCATGCCCTTGATGACCGGTGGAATGGCCCAGGGGATGAGCACCAGCACCCGCGCCACCGCCTGGCCGGGCAGCCCCGCGTTGAGCAGCAGCGCCAGGCACATTCCGAGCACGATCACGCCGACCGTCACGCTGACCGTCCAGATGGCACCGATTTCGAAGGATGTCCAGAACTGACGGTCGGACAGCATCTTCGAGAAGTTGCCGAGGAAGATGAAATGCCGCTGCGCCGCGCCGAGGGTGTAGTCCGTGAAGGCCAGGTACACGCCCTGGAGCAGCGGCAGGATCGAGAGGATCACGACCGGCACCAGGGTCGGCAAGAACAGCCACCAGTTCGGCCGCGCGTACCCGCTGCCGCCAGGCACGGTCGCCTGCTCGCGCGGCATGGTCATGGGCGTTTCCCGGCCACGCGACTGGACTCGCGCACGATCAATGTGGGCGCCACCATGACGCTCTGCACGTCGTGTTCGCTGCCGCCGGTCAGTCGGTCGAGCAGCATGGTGGCCGCGATTCGGGCCCGCTCCGTGGCCAGGAGGGACACGGTGCTCAGGGTGGGCGTGCAGATCAGGCCCTCGGGGATGTCATCCATGCCGACGACGGCCACGTCATCCGGCACCCGTCGGCCAAGTTCGCGCAGGCGCTTCATGGCTCCGATGGCCATCAGGTCGTTGGCACAGAACAGAGCGTCGAGATCCGGGTGCTCGTCGAGCAGTGTTCCCGCCGCCTGGTGGCCCCCGGCCACGCTGTACTCCGCGTGGCACGTCCTCGGTCGATCCAGGCCGTGGCGCCTGAGCGCCTCGGTGTATCCCCGGCCGCGAATGGTCGCCGGAACCGTGTCCGCGGGGCCGTTGAGAAAGGCGATGCGCCGTCGGCGTTGCTCGACCAGGTGATCGATTGCCAGCGCGACACCATATTCGGAGTTGACCTGCACGTTATCGGTACGAATCACCTCAGCCAGCGCACCGATCACCGCGACCGGCCCTGGAGCACTCTTCAGGGCGGCGACCAGCGGTTCGGTCATCCGCAACGAACACAGGATCATGCCGTCCACGCGGCGCTGCGAGAGGGTACCCAGGGCGTGCACCTCCTCCTGGACGTGACCATCCGTGCTGATCAATGACAAGTGATAGCCGCGGGATTTGACGACCTCTTGCACCGCCCGGGCCATAGCCACGTACACGGGGTTCCCGATATCGGGGATCACCAGCGCGATGGTTTCGGTGGATTGGCTCCGCAGGCTTCGCGCGGCGTGGTTGGGCAGGTAATTGAGCGCCTCGGCGGCTTCCCGAACCCGACGCGCGGTCACGGGGGAGCAGCGCGTGCTGCCGTTGAGCGCCAGCGAGACGGTACCAATCGAGACCCCGGCACGCCGGGCCACCTCGTGAATAGTTGCCTTTTTTGCAAAGGCATCACTCACCTCAGACGTCATTTCGACCCCCGACACTTTGTTTTTGAAACGTTTTAACAGTAATGGTATGGAGCGCGGGAAGTCAAGCCCTGCTGGCGCGGACGGGCGGACGGTGAGGCCATCTTTGACCTCCCTCATCACGAGCCCTCACGGCCCGGCGGGCCGTGACATTCGCAACCGAACAGGGCATGCTGACCCCTGAGACGGTGAGCACCAGATCCGCCCGAGTGCCTCTGAAGGCAAGGATCCGCCTGGTTGGCCCAGGCGGATCCTTCACCGCGCTTCTCGCCGACCGGTCCGCGGAAGGGTCTGAGCAGAACAGTCGGGCGAAGCACAGTGCGGCGTCCATCACGCGGACGGCAAATCCCAGGCCGCCCAGCAGTCCCTTCGCCTTACTGCTTGTCCCCACCCAGATCCAGCTGGGGCGTTCCGTCGACCGTCCAGACCAGCGGCTCGATATGGAGTTCCCGCTGCGTGCCCAGAGCGTTCCAGGCATGGAACACGAGGTGATCGTGGCCCTGAGCGTCCTGCACCACACTGTTGTGGCCTGGCCCCCGCAGGCCTCCCAGGCCGGATGCCAGCACCACCGGCCCCTCCTGCGGCTCCTGCCAGGGGCCCAGTGGATGGTCGGCGACCGCGTGTCCCACGCCGTAGGTCTCATTCGTCCAGGCCCCCCCGGAATAGAAGAGGTGGTACTGCCCGCGCCGCTTCACGACGAACGGGCCTTCGAGGGTGTACCAGTCAAGCACCCGCCCATACATGGGGCGATCCCGCTCATAGCGTTGCCAGTCGCTGCTGGCGACCAGGACAGGCACAGGCGGGCCCACCAGCCGGGTCATGTCCTCCAGGCGCTGCACGGCCAGCACGGTGCCGGGGCGCTCGCCGGTCAGGTCATCGCGGGCGTAGTACAGGTACCAGCTTCCGTCCTCGTCCCGGAACGGGTGAGGATCGATGGCGAAGGGCTCGTCCGGCGTCAGGTTGAGCCCCTGGTCGAGGAAGGGGCCCAGGGGACTGGCACTGACCGCCACGCGCAGGTGATGCCCCTTATCCTCGATCCCCACCGAGTAGTACATGTAGAACGACCCACCGTGTTCAGCCACCTCGGGCGCCCAGTACGCGCGGGGTTCATCGGTGATGGGCACGAGCGCCCCGCCGTGCGACACCCACCTTCGGAGATCGGAG
The DNA window shown above is from Deinococcus sp. KSM4-11 and carries:
- a CDS encoding glycoside hydrolase family 43 protein, with product MSRASIGPVHPGYFADPFVLRSGDQYYAYATGLDGRQELGGMAFEVLSSSDLRRWVSHGGALVPITDEPRAYWAPEVAEHGGSFYMYYSVGIEDKGHHLRVAVSASPLGPFLDQGLNLTPDEPFAIDPHPFRDEDGSWYLYYARDDLTGERPGTVLAVQRLEDMTRLVGPPVPVLVASSDWQRYERDRPMYGRVLDWYTLEGPFVVKRRGQYHLFYSGGAWTNETYGVGHAVADHPLGPWQEPQEGPVVLASGLGGLRGPGHNSVVQDAQGHDHLVFHAWNALGTQRELHIEPLVWTVDGTPQLDLGGDKQ
- a CDS encoding carbohydrate ABC transporter permease; this translates as MTMPREQATVPGGSGYARPNWWLFLPTLVPVVILSILPLLQGVYLAFTDYTLGAAQRHFIFLGNFSKMLSDRQFWTSFEIGAIWTVSVTVGVIVLGMCLALLLNAGLPGQAVARVLVLIPWAIPPVIKGMIWRLMYHPTSGFLNSVLLWAGVIDSPVDWLNDFAWALPAVIVVGIWTGLPQATVVLLAALQTIPGELKEAAALDGAGAWGQFRHVTLPLMMPVVLAVSALEFMWNFNSFGLVYTLTEGGPAGTTRLPMLFAYEEAFKYGNIAYASALGMAIVVIIGLVLFYSVRSQFRTAVQEQA
- a CDS encoding LacI family DNA-binding transcriptional regulator; translation: MREVKDGLTVRPSAPAGLDFPRSIPLLLKRFKNKVSGVEMTSEVSDAFAKKATIHEVARRAGVSIGTVSLALNGSTRCSPVTARRVREAAEALNYLPNHAARSLRSQSTETIALVIPDIGNPVYVAMARAVQEVVKSRGYHLSLISTDGHVQEEVHALGTLSQRRVDGMILCSLRMTEPLVAALKSAPGPVAVIGALAEVIRTDNVQVNSEYGVALAIDHLVEQRRRRIAFLNGPADTVPATIRGRGYTEALRRHGLDRPRTCHAEYSVAGGHQAAGTLLDEHPDLDALFCANDLMAIGAMKRLRELGRRVPDDVAVVGMDDIPEGLICTPTLSTVSLLATERARIAATMLLDRLTGGSEHDVQSVMVAPTLIVRESSRVAGKRP
- a CDS encoding carbohydrate ABC transporter permease, with amino-acid sequence MKPRRSLARLAMSALLLLFVLFLAFPVVWLLSTAFKPTAEIFTVASFFPKVPTLDNFAVAINDLGIMRSAANTFKVSVISALLTLGIATPAAYALARRATGVNRAVMVWILVTQTFPVILIIVPLFLILARAGLVNTHTGLILVYVVWSLPFVLWMLQGYIAGIPVELEEAAAVDGASQGQAIRHILVPLLVPALVATGLYAFINAWNEFFFALILLKSPELTTIQVNLSRLRGVEGLARWGPLAAGSVLATIPTLVLFAFMQRRLVSGLLAGGVKA